One segment of Ricinus communis isolate WT05 ecotype wild-type chromosome 8, ASM1957865v1, whole genome shotgun sequence DNA contains the following:
- the LOC8270894 gene encoding uncharacterized protein LOC8270894, translating to MVSNSISYGTLSESDDEHSNSSGHHYYHHLQKNSKLVNLGWIFILTNIVLEILVLIFDQLASPKEPENALIVCKLSLAIMIVCIAELVYRGLVKEKLTLMQCLKSLIPCSSEKKPYSFMDGLVLLAAKVQMVLASIEYGYLRKGKEPPIKVSLVSFIFIVCFVIYKLIKKNQGEANLLPVRQDN from the coding sequence ATGGTTTCGAATTCAATTTCTTATGGAACATTGTCCGAATCTGATGATGAACACAGCAACAGCTCTGGTCAccattattatcatcatctaCAGAAAAATTCAAAGCTTGTAAATCTGGGATGGATCTTTATCCTTACAAACATCGTTTTAGAAATCTTGGTGCTGATCTTTGATCAACTGGCCTCACCGAAGGAGCCTGAAAATGCTTTAATCGTGTGCAAATTGTCTTTGGCAATCATGATTGTTTGTATTGCAGAGCTTGTTTATAGAGGACtagtaaaagaaaagcttaCTCTCATGCAATGCTTGAAATCTTTGATTCCTTGTTCTTCAGAAAAGAAGCCGTATAGCTTTATGGATGGACTAGTACTGCTTGCTGCAAAGGTTCAAATGGTTTTGGCAAGCATTGAATATGGTTATTTGCGTAAAGGTAAAGAACCTCCAATTAAAGTATCTCTTGTATCCTTCATTTTCATTGTATGTTTTGTGatttacaaattaattaagaaaaatcagGGTGAAGCAAACCTCCTTCCGGTTAGACAGGACAATTGA